GGGGTTCGCGCTGCCATTGACGGTTATCGCTCTTGTTACTATCGCGAACTTACAAAGAGATGAGACACAGAGTTGCTCGCTGAAGTGCTTGATGCGCTTTGATGCTTTACACTCGATTGATCCATGAAAGCTGCCTCGCTACCGCTTCGCCATCAAGTGGGACAACTCGTCATTATGGGCCTTGAAGGGCCGGAAGTCTCACCCGCAACCGGACGGTTGCTCACCAGCATGCATCCCGGCGGGGTTATTCTGTTCGCCCGCAACATCCAGTCGCCGCACCAGTGCGCGCAGCTCTTGAGAATCTGCCAGACGGCGGTCAAGACCGCCCTGTTTCGTTGTATTGATCTCGAAGGCGGGACCGTCGACCGGCTGCGTAACATCATCGCCCCTGCTCCGTCCGTAGCTGACGTGGTTGCCGCGGGTTCAGAGAAACTCTTTGAGAAGCACGGACGCGTGATTGGCGATGAGGTTCGAACGCTCGGCTTCAATGTCGATTTTGCTCCCGTTTTCGATCTCAATCTGCCCGAATCGCGCGGCGTCCTTACATCTCGCACAGTGTCGGCCGACGCGCGCGAGGTGATTCGCTACGCCAAAAAGTTCCTGAAAGGACTCTCATCCGCGAACGTAGTCGGATGCGGGAAACACTTTCCCGGACTGGGGGGCGCGAACCTTGACACTCACAAAGAGCTTCCGGCAATCCAGCGTGACTGGAAGCAACTTTGGTCGGAGGACCTGCTGCCCTATCGCGAACTCCGCAGGCTGGTTCCGTTTGTAATGGTTGCTCACGCGATGTATCCCAAAGCTGTGAAGGAAAACGGCACGCCTGCCTCACTGTCAAAGCGCTGGATCGGCGATGTCCTCAGAAAAAAAATCGGCTACCAGGGACTGGTGATCTCCGACGATCTCGAAATGGGAGGAGTACTTGCGGCTGCATCGATGGAAGAAGCTGCATTGGAGACGATTCGCGCGGGCGCCGACATTTTTCTCGTGTGCCAGAAAGAAGAATTCGTCTGGCGATGCTATGAGGCCGTGCTGCAAGAAGCCGAGCGCAATCGTAAATTCGCATCCCTGGTGACTCGCGCTGCCGATCGAGTGTTGAAGCTGAAGTCATCCAACAAAGCTCTGAAGCAAATGACAGTGCAAGATCCGGGTGCGGCTGAAGTTGAGCAGTTGAAGGCCACGATGCAGCGGTTTAGCGAAGAAGTGCAGCGGGAGTCGGCGGCAGCGCAGGCATGATCGTCGCAGGTGTGATGAGCGGCACCTCGGCCGATGGCATCGATGTGGCGCTGGTTAGAATCTCAGGCCAGTCTCGCGGCCTTCGGCTGAAACTGCTCGCACACCAGCATTTCGCGTATCCGGCCCGGGTGAGAGAAGCAGTTTTGGCCTCGATGGATGCCGATGCCGCGCGGGTCGCCGACCTCGCGCGCTTGAACGTCCTGCTCGGGGAGTTGTACACAGATGCGGTCGCCACGACGATTCGCCGGCATCGCACTCGAGTCGATCTTGTCGGGTGTCACGGACAAACGCTCTACCATCAAGGCGATCCCGATCCCTTCTTGGGACGACCAATTGCGACCACATGGCAGACGGGCGAAGGCGCCACGATTGCTCAACGGCTGCGAATTCCTGTGGTCTCGGATTTTCGTCCGGCGGACATGGCTGCGGGCGGAAAAGGTGCTCCCCTCGTTCCTGTCCTCGATCTCGCCTTGTACGCTCATTCGAAGAGGTTGCGTGTTCTGCAGAACATCGGCGGCATAGCGAACCTGACCATCATCCCGGCGGGCCAACATCTCGGAGAGACACGCAAAGTTATCGCACTCGATACCGGTCCCGGCAACATGGTCATTGATGCGTGCGCACAAAACCTCTTCGGAAAAGGCTATGACCGAAATGGAATGTTCGCGAGCAGAGGGAAGGTGATTAACGCGGTCCTCAGGCAAACACTCGCGCATCCGTTTTTTCGTCGAAAGCCGCCGAAGACGGCCGGAAGGGAAGAGTTCGGTCGACAGTTTGTCTCACAATTCCTCTCGTCGTGCGGCCATGCTGACAAACACGATGTGATAGCGACGGCGACCGCTTTGACTGCAAGCTCGATTATCAGCGGACTGAAGCAAGCGCTCACAAGGGCAAGGATTTCGATTCCGATTTCAGGAAGCAGAGCCGATTACGTGGTGAGCGGAGGTGGAGTCGCGAATCGGACATTGATGCGAATGATTTCTGCTCACGTAGAGCCGTTCGGATTTCGCGTACTCACATCAGATGTCCTCGGCATGCCCAGTCAGGCCAAGGAAGCCGCTGCTTTTGCCCTGCTCGCGTATCAAACCTGGAACCGTCGCGCTGGAAACGTTCCTACCGCAACCGGCGCAAACAGACCCGCGGTTCTCGGCAAAATTAGCTATGTGTGAGAGACGTGGACTAGCTGCGCTGCGCCGATCATCGCTCAGGAGCGCTCTCGCATTCAGGTTTGTATTCCTCTCTATTGCGCTAATTTCAAGCGGCTGCACGCGATCGCGTCCTGATCCTCACACGATTGTCATGCTGATTGAAAGCAGTCCGGCAAATTTGGACCCGCGTATCGGTACCGACGCATTTTCCGAGCGCATTGACGAGCTTCTCTTCGATTCTCTAGTTCGCAAAGACGAACACTTCGTATTGCATCCCTGGGTAGCCGAGAGTTGGGAGCTTCCCGACCCGCTCACATATGTCTTCCATTTGCGGCGCGATGTTCACTTCCACGATGGCCGTCCGGTCACCGCGAAGGATGTGAAGTGGAGCCTCGATTCGATGCTGAATGGCACTATTATCAGTTCCAAGTCGGCGACGTATCAGCACATCGGCAGCATCGAAGCTCCGGACGATTATACGGTTGTCTTCCACCTAAAAGATCCCGATTCGGGACTCCTGTGGAATTTGTCCGACGGAGCCATGGGCATTGTTCCTTACGGCAGCGACAGCCGCTTCAATCTGCATCCGATCGGCAGCGGTCCATTCAAATTCGTGCGCAACGTGCAGGATAACGAAGTAGTTGTCGTCCGCAACGACGACTACTGGGCCGACAAGCCGAAGGTGGAACGTGTGCGCTTCGCCGTAGTGCCGGACGCAACTACTCGTGCGCTGGAGTTGCGCAAAGGCAGCGCCGATATCGATATAAACTCGCTTAGCGCTGACATGGTCGGTTCGCTTCGCCGCGACCCGGATTTAAAGATCGAGCAGGAACCGGGGACTCCGGTTCAATATCTAGGCTTCAATCTCCGCGATCCCGTGCTCAGCGACGTTCGCGTGCGGCAGGCGATTGCTTACGCAATCGACACGCGACCGATCATTGAGTATCTCTGGCGGGATACCGTGCGACAGGCAACCTCCGTGCTTCCGCCGCAGCACTGGGCTTTTGACAGCAATCTTGAGCCCTACCCACACGATCCGGACAAAGCACGGGCACTATTAAAGCAGGCCGGTTATTCATTGGAACCGGGTAAACGTCTTCATCTCATAATGAAGACCTCCGATCAGGAGACCAGTCGGCTGCTTGCCGTGATTCTGCAACAGCAACTACACGATGTCGGTATCGACCTGGAATTGCGAACATTTGAGTTCGCAACCTTCTACTCCGACGTCGTAAAGGGCGTATTCCAGATTTACACCCTGCGCTGGGTCGGCGGATCAAACCAGGATCCCGAGATCTTCGAGTACATCTACGACAGCAAGAGCTTCGCTCCGAGGCGGGCGAACCGCAGCTATTACAGCAATCCTCAGGTAGACAAGCTGATTGAGGAGGGCCGTTCAGAACTCGATCAGCAAAAACGCAAGGTGATCTACGCAAAAATTCAGCAGATCACCATGCGCGATCTTCCCACTTTGAATCTTTGGTATTTCGATAACGTGGTTGTGCACTCGGCACGGGTGAGGAATGTCCGTCCAGAGCCTGCGGGAAACTACGACTTTTTGCGCGAGGCGGAAATTGTTCAGTAGGGATTCGCGCTGATCAGACGCTTTGCCCGGCGCCCACCGGTTGTGCTTCGGGAGTGACAGTGGCAGCGCGGCGAACACGCAGGTCCCCACGCTCAAAAACGGCGGTCAACGCCGCCACAATGCGGGGATCGAATTTCGTATTCACCAGCGAATTAATGATTCGGATCACGTACTCAGGATCCATCGCCGCCTGATACGGACGATTAGTCGTCATCGCATCAAAGCAATCAGCGACCATAATGATTCGCGGGCTGAGCGGAATTTGATCGCCTTTCAGACCGTGTGGATACCCCCGTCCATCGAGGGATTCGTGGTGCAGTTCTATTCCGGGAATCATTTCTTTCAGCATCTCGACAGGACGAAGGATCGCCGCACCCTTTGTCGTGTGCGTCTTCATAATCTCGTATTCGTCCGGTGTAAGCGCTCCGGGCTTCTTCAGAATGCGATCTTCAATTCCGATTTTTCCCACGTCGTGCAGCTGCGCAGCAATACGAATCTTCTCTACTTCTTCCTCAGGAAGGCCAATCTCTTTTGCGATCAAAACCGAATAGCGGGTGACGCGATCAGAATGACCGCGCGTGTATGGATCTTTTTCGTCGACTGCACCGGCGAGCATCTGGATTGAGCTCAGGAAGAGCGTTTTGTTTTCTTCGGCCGCGCGTTTCAGGTCCTGGACGAAGCGCTCGAGTTCCGAGCTCATGGAGTTGAAGGTGTTTGCAAGTTCACCGATTTCCGTACGGCTCTTCACCTGCACGCGCTGGGAAAAATCGCCTCGAGCGATGGCACGGCTCGACTCGGTCAAAGTCTGCAGAGGAGTAGAGATTCTCCGTGCAGCGAAGATGCCGAAGGCGACGCCCAGCAAAATAGCGTAGAAGAGATACTTATACGCATTCCATTGCATGTCGAGAACGCTCTGGTAAGCATCGGCCTGCGTCTTCTGCGCGATTACCGCCCACTGCAGAGAAGGTACCCAGCTGTAGCTGCCCAGCATATCGATTGTCTCTTTGCCGTGCTGGACAGTGAACGATGTAGTGGGTACCAAATCAAATCTGCTTTGCTCTACGAACATCTTCACCAGTTCGTTGTCCGTCATTTCCTGGCCGGTAGCGTAATGCGTGTCCGCTCCGGCCACCAGACGACCCTGGCGATCCACAACAAATGCTTCCAGCCCTGCCTGGCTGGCATTTCTCAAGCTGCTGATGAGGTACTGCAGATCAACAACCGCCCCGATCATGCCAAGGAAGTGCCCGTTGGTCATGATGGGAGTGCTCACGAGCATGGTTGTGCGCTGGTCTTTGCCGGAGCCCACCGTGAGCGCTTGTCCGTTGTAGCTACGCCCCTCTCGCGCCGCCACGAAGGCGTGCTCCAATTCGCGCTGAACGAATGCGTCAGGGATCACACGTCCTGCAGTAATTCCCTTTCCTTCATCGTTTAGGAGCGTGGCGTAATCAATGATGTCGGACGATGAAGTAAATCTCTCAAGCAGAGCGCGCAATTCCGGGGCGTTGATGTGATCGTTCGTGAGATCGCCGCCGCTGGCAACCAGGACTGAGGCGGAAAGATTTCCTAGAGAAGTCTGTAGCGTGACTTGCCGATGCTCAATGTCGTCGCCGAGCGATCGCGTGACCGTGTTTTGCAGGAGCTGTTCGTTCACCTTGAGCCGGTCGCGATTGATAGAAACGACCTGCGATCCGTAAAAGTAAAGTGGAACCACGCCGACCAGAAGCAGCACGGCGGAGATGAGATACATCAGCGGTATGCGGTTGGGCAGGCGCATTGAGTTCCCGGAATTGAACGGATTCTACCCCGATTATCCAGCAACTCTGAATAGCTACTTGCGTTCTCAGGCATTTCCCTGATTACGACCGTGTAGCTCGCTTGTTTTGCGCGTTATTCGTCCTTTCCCGGACGACTCATCAAATCGCGAATGGCGTCTTTCGGGGATTTGTGTGCATGGAGAATTTCGTGCATCTGTTCCGAAATGGGCATCTCGATGCCGTGCCTGCGCGCGAGGCCGAGAGCGGCACCCGTCGTGAGCACCCCTTCGGCGACCATGCCGTGCATGCCGGCCATGATTTCCGGGAGCTTGCGTCCGCGGCCGAGTTCCACGCCCACGGTGCGGTTGCGGGAGAGACCACCGGTACACGTTAGCACCAAGTCACCCATTCCCGAGAGGCCGGCGAGGGTCTCGCGTCGAGCGCCACATGCGACTGCGAGCCGCGTGATCTCGGCGAGTCCTCGCGTGATGAGCGCCGCAGCCGTGTTGTGTCCGAAGCCCAGACCTTCTGCAATGCCGGCAGCGATTGCGATCACGTTCTTCAGCGCTCCGCCAAGCTCCACGCCAACAACATCGTCGTTCGTATAGACGCGAAACATGGGATCGCTGAACTCGCGCTGAAGAAGACTAGCGACCTCCGAGTCTGCGCACGCGATCGTCAATGCTGTTGGGTCGCCGCGCGCGACTTCCTTGGCGAACGATGGTCCACTTAGAGCCGCAATCCGCGTAGCGCCGCTCGCTTCCGCAGCGACTTCCGTCATCCGTTTGTAGCTCTCCTGTTCAATACCCTTGGTAGCGCTGACGATAATCGTGTCATGTGAAAGCGACGATCGCACCGAAGAGTAAAGAGCACGAGCGTGATGCGACGGCATCACCGCCAGGACAAAACTGCAACCTTCCAGAGCAGTGGGAAGCGAGTTCGTTGCTTCAATACCATCGGGAATTTTGAATCCAGGCAGAAAGAGATCATTCGTTCGACGCGCCTGAATGGATTCGTTTACCTCGCGCTCATAAGCCCACAAACGAACCTCATGTCGTCCGCCGCGTGCAAGAACGATGGAAAGAGCGGTGCCCCATGCTCCTGCGCCGATTACCGCGACACGGCTCACCCGCGAACCCTCGATGTTTGTGGCATTAGGTTTTGTGGAACTGCAGCCGATTTTCCGTGCCGTTCAATAATCGCCTGATGTTGGCCTTGTGCTTGAGGATGATCAGCAGCGATGCAGCAAACATCACCAGCAGATCGGCAACGCTCGATGTGCCGCGATAAAGAAAGTAAGCCAAAATGGGAAACAGCGCGCTGGCGACCATGGAGCCCAGCGATACATAACGCGAGATGGCGACGATGATCAGAAAGATTGCCAGGACGACGAGCACGGCACGCGGAGCTAATCCGAGAAAAGCTCCTACACCGGTAGCCACCCCTTTCCCGCCTCGAAACTTGAGCCAAACCGGAAATACATGTCCGAGAATCGCGCACAGCGCCGCCAGGGCAGCAGCCAGTCCAGCATCAATCGCCGCCTCGCGATGGCTTACCACAATGGCGAACGCCACGGCGGCATAGCCCTTCAGTGCGTCAAGGATGAGCGTTGTCACTCCCAGCTTTGCGCCACCGGTACGAGCGACATTGGTCGCTCCGATATTTCCGCTACCGCTCAGGCGAACGTCTTCGCCGCGCACGAGCCGTACCAAAATGAGACCAAACGGAATTGAGCCGAGCAGATAGGCAACGGCGGCGATGAGAAGATAGATTCCAGCGGTCATCCGGAGCTTACGCCTGTTCTAATTTGAAACTCGCGAGTTCTATATATCGTGAACCTTGCGGCGACAACTTGCTCTCGTACAGATGAAACTCTTTTGCGGTCATTGTACCGAAGCCAGGCTGTGCGCTCGCCAAGATCGAACCAAGATTGCCTCCCGGGCGCTGGTTGAATCTGGCCAGCGTTACATGCGGCGAGAATGCGCGCTTCTCGCGCTCGAAGCCAAGGGAGTTCATCTGCTGGTCAACCGCTGTGGCTAGCTGCTCCAGTTCGGGACCAGCTTCAATCCCCACCCACAGCACGCGGGGCAATCGGGGATTCGGGAATACTCCAAGCTGTTTCAGTGACACGGTGAATGTCTTTTTGGCAACGCAGCGCAGCGCATTTTCGATGCCCGATCGGCGCTCGTCGGCGACATTGCCGAGAAACTTGAGCGTAATGTGCATCCCTTCTGGTCGCACCCAGCGCGCTCCCGAGATCTTCGTGCGCAAGCTGCTGACAAGCTCATGGATTCGCTCGCAAATGGCGGGATCGATCTCAATAGCAACGAACAGACGCATCGCTTTACATCAGCTTTCGTCGCAGCAGATCCATCGCCGTGAAGCTCGCCCACAGACGAATGCGTTCGCGATCTCCGGGAAATCTGCGCTCAACCGCTTCAGTTTCGTTTTCACTGGAAATTCCGATGAACACTAGTCCGACGGGCTTCTCGGGAGTTCCTCCGGTCGGACCAGCAACTCCGGTAACTCCAATTCCGAACGTTGCGTTTGTGCGTTCGCGAATACCCTTCGCGAGTGCCAATGAAACTGATCGGCTGACGGCGCCGTGCTCGGCAATCAGCGCAGGCGGAACATCTGCAAATTCGGTTTTCAATTCATTTGCATACACCACCGAGCCGCCGAGGAAGTACCGCGAGCTTCCCGAAATGGAAGTAAGGCGCTGAGCGAGCATGCCTCCTGTACATGATTCCGCAACGGCAAGCGTGGCTCCGCGCATTTGCAGGTAATAGCCGACGATTTGCTCCAAGGTCTCGCCGCCAGTGGAGAACACTGCGTCGCCGAGTTCGTCTTCGATGCGATCACTCAATTGTGATACTTGCCGCTCCGCCTCATTCTGCGATGTAGCGCGGCATTGCAGGTGGATCTGCGTCTCGCCGCCGTGCGCCAGGATTGTAGTCTGCACTTCAGGAACTTTTGTATAGATCGGTGCCACGCGGGAGTCGCAAGCGGATTCTCCCATGGCGACGCGCAGCATTCTTTTCGCGATGAACTGCAGCGGAAGTTTTTCTTTCAGACGGGAAAAACATTCTGCATCGAAGAGTGGCTTGAGTTCATGCGGCGGACCCGGCAGCAGCATGATGTATCGCTTCGCGTCGCTATAGTTCGTGGCGAGCCATTGCGCGGGCGCAGTGCCGTTTGGATTCTTCAGTAATACGGCCCCGTCGAGCACATCGGCCTGCCGCGAATTGTTCTCCGGCATGGGAAGGCGGCGTTCCGCGAATCTCTTGTAGAGAGCCGTGATGACTTCGGGATCGCGATGAATCTCGATTCCAAGAGCTTCTGCGACACACTCCCGCGTGAGGTCGTCCTCCGTCGGCCCGAGGCCTCCCATGAAGATCACGATCTCAGAACGCGCAATTGCGGTACGAGCAACTGCGACGAGATCGTTGCGTGAATCGCCTACGACCGTCTTGAAATGCACTTCCACGCCGAGC
This genomic interval from Terriglobales bacterium contains the following:
- the nagZ gene encoding beta-N-acetylhexosaminidase, whose protein sequence is MKAASLPLRHQVGQLVIMGLEGPEVSPATGRLLTSMHPGGVILFARNIQSPHQCAQLLRICQTAVKTALFRCIDLEGGTVDRLRNIIAPAPSVADVVAAGSEKLFEKHGRVIGDEVRTLGFNVDFAPVFDLNLPESRGVLTSRTVSADAREVIRYAKKFLKGLSSANVVGCGKHFPGLGGANLDTHKELPAIQRDWKQLWSEDLLPYRELRRLVPFVMVAHAMYPKAVKENGTPASLSKRWIGDVLRKKIGYQGLVISDDLEMGGVLAAASMEEAALETIRAGADIFLVCQKEEFVWRCYEAVLQEAERNRKFASLVTRAADRVLKLKSSNKALKQMTVQDPGAAEVEQLKATMQRFSEEVQRESAAAQA
- a CDS encoding anhydro-N-acetylmuramic acid kinase, producing MIVAGVMSGTSADGIDVALVRISGQSRGLRLKLLAHQHFAYPARVREAVLASMDADAARVADLARLNVLLGELYTDAVATTIRRHRTRVDLVGCHGQTLYHQGDPDPFLGRPIATTWQTGEGATIAQRLRIPVVSDFRPADMAAGGKGAPLVPVLDLALYAHSKRLRVLQNIGGIANLTIIPAGQHLGETRKVIALDTGPGNMVIDACAQNLFGKGYDRNGMFASRGKVINAVLRQTLAHPFFRRKPPKTAGREEFGRQFVSQFLSSCGHADKHDVIATATALTASSIISGLKQALTRARISIPISGSRADYVVSGGGVANRTLMRMISAHVEPFGFRVLTSDVLGMPSQAKEAAAFALLAYQTWNRRAGNVPTATGANRPAVLGKISYV
- a CDS encoding ABC transporter substrate-binding protein encodes the protein MLIESSPANLDPRIGTDAFSERIDELLFDSLVRKDEHFVLHPWVAESWELPDPLTYVFHLRRDVHFHDGRPVTAKDVKWSLDSMLNGTIISSKSATYQHIGSIEAPDDYTVVFHLKDPDSGLLWNLSDGAMGIVPYGSDSRFNLHPIGSGPFKFVRNVQDNEVVVVRNDDYWADKPKVERVRFAVVPDATTRALELRKGSADIDINSLSADMVGSLRRDPDLKIEQEPGTPVQYLGFNLRDPVLSDVRVRQAIAYAIDTRPIIEYLWRDTVRQATSVLPPQHWAFDSNLEPYPHDPDKARALLKQAGYSLEPGKRLHLIMKTSDQETSRLLAVILQQQLHDVGIDLELRTFEFATFYSDVVKGVFQIYTLRWVGGSNQDPEIFEYIYDSKSFAPRRANRSYYSNPQVDKLIEEGRSELDQQKRKVIYAKIQQITMRDLPTLNLWYFDNVVVHSARVRNVRPEPAGNYDFLREAEIVQ
- a CDS encoding HD domain-containing phosphohydrolase: MRLPNRIPLMYLISAVLLLVGVVPLYFYGSQVVSINRDRLKVNEQLLQNTVTRSLGDDIEHRQVTLQTSLGNLSASVLVASGGDLTNDHINAPELRALLERFTSSSDIIDYATLLNDEGKGITAGRVIPDAFVQRELEHAFVAAREGRSYNGQALTVGSGKDQRTTMLVSTPIMTNGHFLGMIGAVVDLQYLISSLRNASQAGLEAFVVDRQGRLVAGADTHYATGQEMTDNELVKMFVEQSRFDLVPTTSFTVQHGKETIDMLGSYSWVPSLQWAVIAQKTQADAYQSVLDMQWNAYKYLFYAILLGVAFGIFAARRISTPLQTLTESSRAIARGDFSQRVQVKSRTEIGELANTFNSMSSELERFVQDLKRAAEENKTLFLSSIQMLAGAVDEKDPYTRGHSDRVTRYSVLIAKEIGLPEEEVEKIRIAAQLHDVGKIGIEDRILKKPGALTPDEYEIMKTHTTKGAAILRPVEMLKEMIPGIELHHESLDGRGYPHGLKGDQIPLSPRIIMVADCFDAMTTNRPYQAAMDPEYVIRIINSLVNTKFDPRIVAALTAVFERGDLRVRRAATVTPEAQPVGAGQSV
- a CDS encoding NAD(P)H-dependent glycerol-3-phosphate dehydrogenase, translating into MSRVAVIGAGAWGTALSIVLARGGRHEVRLWAYEREVNESIQARRTNDLFLPGFKIPDGIEATNSLPTALEGCSFVLAVMPSHHARALYSSVRSSLSHDTIIVSATKGIEQESYKRMTEVAAEASGATRIAALSGPSFAKEVARGDPTALTIACADSEVASLLQREFSDPMFRVYTNDDVVGVELGGALKNVIAIAAGIAEGLGFGHNTAAALITRGLAEITRLAVACGARRETLAGLSGMGDLVLTCTGGLSRNRTVGVELGRGRKLPEIMAGMHGMVAEGVLTTGAALGLARRHGIEMPISEQMHEILHAHKSPKDAIRDLMSRPGKDE
- the plsY gene encoding glycerol-3-phosphate 1-O-acyltransferase PlsY; this encodes MTAGIYLLIAAVAYLLGSIPFGLILVRLVRGEDVRLSGSGNIGATNVARTGGAKLGVTTLILDALKGYAAVAFAIVVSHREAAIDAGLAAALAALCAILGHVFPVWLKFRGGKGVATGVGAFLGLAPRAVLVVLAIFLIIVAISRYVSLGSMVASALFPILAYFLYRGTSSVADLLVMFAASLLIILKHKANIRRLLNGTENRLQFHKT
- the thpR gene encoding RNA 2',3'-cyclic phosphodiesterase; translated protein: MRLFVAIEIDPAICERIHELVSSLRTKISGARWVRPEGMHITLKFLGNVADERRSGIENALRCVAKKTFTVSLKQLGVFPNPRLPRVLWVGIEAGPELEQLATAVDQQMNSLGFEREKRAFSPHVTLARFNQRPGGNLGSILASAQPGFGTMTAKEFHLYESKLSPQGSRYIELASFKLEQA
- a CDS encoding competence/damage-inducible protein A produces the protein MNAEIIAIGSELLTPYRQDTNSLFLTERLNELGVEVHFKTVVGDSRNDLVAVARTAIARSEIVIFMGGLGPTEDDLTRECVAEALGIEIHRDPEVITALYKRFAERRLPMPENNSRQADVLDGAVLLKNPNGTAPAQWLATNYSDAKRYIMLLPGPPHELKPLFDAECFSRLKEKLPLQFIAKRMLRVAMGESACDSRVAPIYTKVPEVQTTILAHGGETQIHLQCRATSQNEAERQVSQLSDRIEDELGDAVFSTGGETLEQIVGYYLQMRGATLAVAESCTGGMLAQRLTSISGSSRYFLGGSVVYANELKTEFADVPPALIAEHGAVSRSVSLALAKGIRERTNATFGIGVTGVAGPTGGTPEKPVGLVFIGISSENETEAVERRFPGDRERIRLWASFTAMDLLRRKLM